The genomic DNA gcagcttattgggactgcgcttaatcgattcctcttgcaaaattacgtcggaatagggcttcacggaatcgattgcagcgcttttcaaaatcgtcgaaattttcgccaaaaatccaaaggggttagccttgcttttttggtcatttttgaagccgaaaatcttttgtcttggaatcgatttgcatgaccatttctagagtaattcgaccccaaggaactcagaaagcacgtaaaaaagagcgtcagaccaacagtgaagaaatgacgacgaaaatctctagttttttggccgtaactttggatgcgttgctcgcagcttcttgggactgcgctcaatcaattcctcttgcaaaattacgtcggaatagtgcctgacgaaattgattgcagcgctttccaaaatcgtcgaaattttcgccaaaaatccaaaggggttagccttacttttttggtcatttttgaagccgaaaatcttttgtcttggaatcgatttgcatgaccatttctagagtaattcgaccccaagaaactcagaaagcacgtaaaaaagagcgtcagaccaacagtgaagaaatgacgacgaaaatctctagttttttggccgtaactttggatgcgttgctcgcagcttcttgggactgcgctcaatcaattcctcttgcaaaattacgtcggaatagtgcctcacgaaattgattgcagcgctttccaaaatcgtcgaaattttcgccaaaaatccaaaggggttagccttacttttttggtcatttttgaagccgaaaatcttttgtcttggaatcgaaatgcatgaccatttctagagtaattcgaccccaaggaactcagaaagcacgtgaaaaagagcgtcagaccaacagtggagaaatgacgacgaaaatctctagtttttcggctgtaacttttgatgcgttgctcgcagcttattgggactgcgcttgatcgattcctcttgcaaaattacgtcggaatagggcttcacGGAATTGATTGcggcgcttttcaaaatcgtcgaaattttcgccaaaaatccaaaggggttagccttacttttttggtcatttttgaagccgaaaatcttttgtcttggaatcgatttgcatgaccattcctagagtaattcgaccccaaggaactcagagagcacgtaaaaaagagcgtcagaccaacagtggagaaatgacgacgaaaatctctagttttttggctgtaacttttgatgcgttgctcgcagcttattgggactgcgctcaatcgattcctcttgcaaaattacgtcggaatagggcttcacggaattgattgcagcgcttttcaaaatcgtcaaaattttcgccaaaaatccaaaggggttagccttgcttttttggtcatttttgaagccgaaaatcttttgtcttggaatcgatttgcatgaccatttctagagtaattcgaccccaaggaactcagagagcacgtaaaaaagagcgtcagaccaacagtggagaaatgacgacgaaaatctctagttttttggctgtaacttttgatgcgttgctcgcagcttattgggactgcgcttaatcgattcctcttgcaaaattacgtcggaatagggcttcacggaatcgattgcagcgcttttcaaaatcgtcgaaattttcgccaaaaatccaaggggttagccttgcttttttggtcatttttgaagccgaaaatcttttgtcttggaatcgatttgcatgaccatttctagagtaattcgaccccaaggaactcagaaagcacgtaaaaaagagcgtcagaccaacagtggagaaatgacgacgaaaatctctagttttttggccgtaactttggatgcgttgctcgcagcttcttgggactgcgctcaatcaattcctcttgcaaaattacgtcggaatagtgcctcacgaaattgattgcagcgctttccaaaatcgtcgaaattttcgccaaaaatccaaaggggttagccttacttttttggtcatttttgaagccgaaaatcttttgtcttggaatcgatttgcatgaccatttctagagtaattcgaccccaaggaactcagaaagcacgtgaaaaagagcgtcagaccaacagtggagaaatgacgacgaaaatctctagttttttggctgtaacttttgatgcgttgctcgcagcttattgggactccgctcaatcgattcctcttgcaaaattacgtcggaatagggcttcacggaattgattgcagcgcttttcaaaatcgtcaaaattttcgccaaaaatccaaaggggttagccttgcttttttggtcatttttgaagccgaaaatcttttgtcttggaatcgatttgcatgaccatttctagagtaattcgaccccaaggaactcagaaagcacgtgaaaaagagcgtcagaccaacagtggagaaatgacgacgaaaatctctagttttttggctgtaacttttgatgcgttgctcgcagcttattgggactgcgcttaatcgattcctcttgcaaaattacgtcggaatagggcttcacggaattgattgcagcgcttctcaaaatcggcgaaattttcgccaaaaatccaaaggggttagccttgcttttttggtcatttttgaagccgaaaatcttttgtcttggaatcgatttgcatgaccatttctagagtaattcgaccccaaggaactcagaaagcacgtgaaaaagagcgtcagaccaacagtggagaaatgacgacgaaaatctctagtttttcggctgtaacttttgatgcgttgctcgcagcttattgggactgcgcttgatcgattcctcttgcaaaattacgtcggaatagtgcctcacgaaattgattgcagcgctttccaaaatcgtcgaaattttcgccaaaaatccaaaggggttagccttacttttttggtcatttttgaagccgaaaatcttttgtcttggaatcgatttgcatgaccatttctagagtaattcgaccccaaggaactcagaaagcacgtgaaaaagagcgtcagaccaacagtggagaaatgacgacgaaaatctctagttttttggctgtaacttttgatgcgttgctcgcagcttattgggacttcgctcaatcgattcctcttgcaaaattacgtcggaatagggcttcacggaattgattgcagcgcttttcaaaatcgtcaaaattttcgccaaaaatccaaaggggttagccttgcttttttggtcatttttgaagccgaaaatcttttgtcttggaatcgatttgcatgaccatttctagagtaattcgaccccaaggaactcagaaagcacgtgaaaaagagcgtcagaccaacagtggagaaatgacgacgaaaatctctagttttttggctgtaacttttgatgcgttgctcgcagcttattgggactgcgcttaatcgattcctcttgcaaaattacgtcggaatagggcttcacggaattgattgcagcgcttctcaaaatcggcgaaattttcgccaaaaatccaaaggggttagccttgcttttttggtcatttttgaagccgaaaatcttttgtcttggaatcgatttgcatgaccatttctagagtaattcgaccccaaggaactcagaaagcacgtgaaaaagagcgtcagaccaacagtggagaaatgacgacgaaaatctctagtttttcggctgtaacttttgatgcgttgctcgcagcttattgggactgcgcttgatcgattcctcttgcaaaattacgtcggaatagggcttcacGGAATTGATTGcggcgcttttcaaaatcgtcgaaattttcgccaaaaatccaaaggggttagccttacttttttggtcatttttgaagccgaaaatcttttgtcttggaatcgatttgcatgaccatttctagagtaattcgaccccaaggaactcagaaagcacgtgaaaaagagcgtcagaccaacagtggagaaatgacgacgaaaatctctagttttttggctgtaactttttttgcgttgctcgcagcttattgggactgcgcttaatcgattcctcttgcaaaattacgtcggaatagggcttcacggaattgattgcagcgcttttcaaaatcgtcgaaattttcgccaaaaatccaaaggggttagccttgcttttttggtcatttttgaagccgaaaatcttttgtcttggaatcgatttgcatgaccatttctagagtaattcgaccccaaggaactcagaaagcacgtaaaaaagagcgtcagaccaacagtggagaaatgacgacgaaaatctctagttttttggctgtaacttttgatgcgttgctcgcagcttattgggactgcgcttaatcgattcctcttgcaaaattacgtcggaatagggcttcacggaatcgattgcagcgcttttcaaaatcttcgaaattttcgccaaaaatccaaaggggttagccttgcttttttggtcatttttgaagccgaaaatcttttgtcttggaatcgatttgcatgaccatttctagagtaattcgaccccaaggaactcagaacgcacgtgaaaaagagcgtcagaccaacagtggagaaatgacgacgaaaatctctagttttttggccgtaacttttgatgcgttgctcgcagcttattgggactgcgcccaatcgattcctcttgcaaaattacgtcggaatagtgccttacggaattgattgcagcgcttttcaaaatcgtcgatattttcgccaaaaatccaaaggggttagccttactttttaggtcatttttgaagccgaaaatctttcgtcttggaatcgatttgcatgaccattcctagagtaattcgaccccaaggaactcagaaagcacgtcAAAAAGAccgtcagaccaacagtggaggaatgacgacgaaaatctctagttttttggctgtaacttttgatgcgttgctcgcagcttattgggactgcgctcaatcgattcctcttgcaaaattacgtcggaatagtgccttacgaaattgattgcagcgcttaccaaaatcgtcgaaattttcgccaaaaatccaaaggggttagccttccttttttggtcattttcgaagccgaaaatcttttgtcttggaatcgaaatgcatgaccatttctagagtaattcgaccccaaggaactcagaaagcacgtgaaaaagagcgtcagaccaacagtggagaaatgacgacgaaaatccctagtttttcggctgtaacttttgatgcgttgctcgcagcttattgggactgcgcttgatcgattcctcttgcaaaattacgtcggaaaagggCTTCACGGAATTGATTGcggcgcttttcaaaatcgtcgaaattttcgccaaaaatccaaaggggttagccttacttttttggtcattttcgaagccgaaaatcttttgtcttggaatcgatttgcatgaccatttctagagtaattcgaccccaaggaactcagaaagcacgtaaaaaagagcgtcagaccaacagtggatagatgacgacgaaaatctctagttttttggctgtaacttttgatgcgatgctcgcagcttattgggactgcgctcaatcgatttctcttgcaaaattacgtcggaatagtgccttacgaaattgattgcagcgctttccaaaatcgtcgaaattttcgccaaaaatccaatgggactagccttacttttttggacatttttgaagccgaaaatcttttgtcttggaatcgatttgcatgaccatttctagagtaattcgaccccaaggaactcagaaagcacgtaaaaaagagcgtcagaccaacagtggagaaatgacgacgaaaatctctatttttctggctgtcacttttgatgcgttgctcgcagcttcttgggactgcgctaaatcgattcctcttgcaaaattacgtcggaatagtgccttatggaattgattgcagcgctttccaaaatcgtcgaaattttcgccaaaaatacaaaggggttagccttacattttgggtcatttttggagccgaaaattcatATCACTCAACACTTAGCGGGGAAAACGGCTAAAGAAATACGAGCACAtactcattcatttatttgtcGTCATCCAGGTTACAGAAAATAAAtggaatttaatattattatttataccttGTCATTCATGTAACAAAGAATTGTAACACCGAAATATCATACAGAATACATCGTGTCCTGCGGCGGTGCCTTGTGCTTGTATGCAAGCCGGAATTTACACCATATCCACCAACTACAACAATGACGATCTGATTTCAATTCTGTCACATTCTGCTGGTGATAATGTTTATTGCACTTTTTTGTGTTCTCATAACCTGTATGATCACATACTGTTCAAGCATACTCTTGCATTTTCATTCtgtctttcattttatactaTTTGGAACTTGTCAAATTACAATACACTGACACCCAAGCACTTGTTCTAGAATTAAGACATGTTGAATAAACGAAACtaggttttttttcaatttgtgatttttaatttccacCTTCTTCCAAACCCCGTGAAAGTTTTATGTATTCTTGCTCCAACTTccaatccgttgctcgcagcgtattttgACTGCGTGCAATTGATCActtccgcaaaattacgtcggagtcgTGCAGAAAATAATCGTTCGTAGCATTTTCCAAATTAGCCGgcatttccaccaaaaatttAAAGGGATTAGCTCAAGTTTTTTTTGGGCGGAAAAACCTTCTTTTCCGAAATCGAGTTGTACGTCTCTCTATAGACTAATTAGACTCTCAGGAACGCAGAAAACACCCCAAAAAGTATGTCagactaacagcagagaaaatatgaagaaaatctCTTGTTCATCTGTCACTTATTCTTGATTCCTTACTCGAAGTGTATTCGACTACGGACAATTGATCCacgttgcaaaattacgtcaatattgtgcatgaaaaaattgattttattttcattccaaatcgtcgaaatttttagagaaatcTGAAGCCTTTCTCCTCATCTGGAAACATTTTTCCGTTTCAGAATCAAATTGTTTCACCCTTCCTAGACTGCTTAGACCCCCAGGATTTCGAAAGGGACCTCACGATCCCCGTAGGTCTAATAGCTGAGAAAATCGAGAAACATAGTGGCAAATTTTCTCGGTTTGTGTTATTACTTTTGAGTCGTTGCCCATACTAAATCAGAGCAATGTGCAATTTTACTTCCTCACGAACTTGCGGTTCTTGGTACATCGTTGGCATAATCTAATTCCAGCGCTTTCAACGACGCTGCGTTTTTCTGGTCAAAAGCGCTGCAGTATCTCCGACTTCCCATCGATCGGATTTGACTACTCATCCGTGTCAGTAATATTCGGGTGTCTAAATTGGGTAACCACGGCTCCTCAACATGGGTAGGAGTACTTCGTCTTGGAAGTATTCTGTACAATGTTtgtctataaatttttccggTTTAAAGATTGAGTGACGAGTTATAGACAAACGTGTATCTCTTTTTTATATGGGGCTTAGAGTACAAAGAGAGATCACATactcctttctttttctatgcTGGCTCGTCTACTTGCTAGATTACACGGTTGAgggaagttatttttttctcaagaagAAAGTTACAAGTGGGTATCTAAAAAGGAAACATTGGAGGGAACGCTGGAAATCGCGTTTTTCATGCCCGTCATTTGGTTGCAAGTTCCTGTGAGTTTCAGATTCTCTCATCCAGCCGTATTCAAGATCATTACGGGAGTTCATAGTACAGACCGAAAAATCTATATCCAAACCCTCATTCCTCTAGAAAGCTGTTCTTCATATTCTATAGACCCGAAACCGAAATGAttcgttaaaattataaaaattaattttctgccGATACCAATGCTATTCTCATATCACCAAAGCTAatggaaagtaaaaatgaCGTTGAATTCATTCGAATAATAAGTTTCGTGCATTTGCAGAAGATTGCATTGTTACTTCGAAGCTTGAGGTACCTATCTAAGATTGTAAGTCTCAAACGAAAGTTCTTGACTCatgttttcttatttccaCTTTGTACTAACGCGATGTAAAATGTTAATTCAAAAGTAATTTTACTCACTTTGCGTGCATGCAGCAGAGCGTACAGCTGGAAATAATCGCAGCGATCCCGACCAGAGCAGCGATGGCAAGTACCCACATCTGTGTCATAGAGGCATCGGCCCTTGCAACGAGAGCAGCACAGTGCTGAACCGTGCCAACGTTATACTGCTGATATACCCGCTTTAATTCCTCGTTTTTAGGGTCTGTTAACAAGGCTTTCATTTCGTTGAGATCATAGGACTCCCTTCCAACCATTTGGAAGCATGAACTGGTCGACGAAAAGTCCAAGGAATTGTCTTCCTTCGAATAAAACTGTGTGTCGTAGACGTTAACCTCGACGGGAAGCGACAAGGCTTGTTGTACGGCCTGCTCAAAATTCTCCAACGATTTTCTCACCTCGGCTGGAGGCTTGGAGAAGACGAACTTAAGCATGTCTCGATCTCGTACTAGGAAAATCTTCACTGTGATGTTCGTCTCTCGTCCTGGCGTCGCAGAATTATTTGCCGATATTGGAACCTCCATGAAACCATCGGCGAATCCTGTCATTGAACTGGTTGTCCTTAGCTCTCCAGTTTCCGGGTTTAACGAAAAAACAGAGGTCATTTTCTCCCGAGATATCGATGGATCAACCACCGAAGTAAAAGACACGTCACCCATATTGTAGTTCATCGGCAAGGCGTCCGAATCTGCGTCCTTAGCTTCCAACGTCAAAAGGCTGGTATCAATTGGTACATTCAGTCGAACTCCCAGCGTGAAATTCCCCTTTTTAAACTTAGGTTTGTTATCATCAATATCCAATATCCTTATCAAGACTTGCCGCTCCGAAGGATCTTGCCGATTGTACGGCTTGGGTGTGAGCTCCGATTTTTTTACTGGAAACTTGAAGCACTTCACGGTGATAAGATGACGGTCGAATTGTTCACGATCCAATCGCCCTGTCGATTTTATTATACCAGAATTATTTTCGGATCTTTCTATAGAAAACAGGCCCGCTTCGTTTCCGTATATAATTACGTAATCGATCATCCCGTTCTCCTCGATGTCTTCGTCAATCGCTTCGACGACTCCGATATTTGTTCCGATTGGAAGTTCCTCATAAGTGCTTAGTTCCACGGGCGGACTGTCTAGGCTTCGCTTGAAGTGTGGCTTATGGTCATCAATATCGTCTACGATCACTTGAAGAATACGAGTCGCTTGCTGGGGGGGATCTCCAAGATCCTGAGCTACGAGGATCAGCGTGTAGCTGTCTTTGGTTTCACGGTCTAACAGTTTTTTCGTCGTTATTAACCCAGTCTCACTGTTAATGCTGAACGAACTTGCGTCGTTTCCGAAATTTCCCTCCTCAAGAAACTTGAAGGTTATCTTCCCGTTCGGTAAATTTGGATCATCTGGATCGGAAGCAACGACTTGAAAGACCGGGCTTCCGGTTGTCGAGTTCTCCGCGATGTGAGCTACCTCGTCCAGAGTTGGCCTGATGATAAGGGGAACACCGTCATTGCTGACAACGTCACCAATGTAAAGAACCAATGCAACGTCCGTAAAAAGGACAGGATCTCCTCCATCCTGAGCCCTGACACGCATGTTGTAAGGTTCCGTCCTTCCTTTGCCAGTCAGTTGCCCAGCAGAAGAGACTTCGCCAGTAGAGTGATTTATTTTGAAGAGACCTGTGCCGCATGATCACAAGACGTTAACAGTACTAGTAGCAAATCCAACTAATCAGTGCTCCAATAAACACctcgaataaaataatatctacCATTAGCTTCTCCCTCgtcaataatttcaaagtgAATCGTTCCTCCTTTGCCCTCGTCGGGATCAATTGCAGTAATGTTTACAACACTGATGCCTGCCGGTGCATTTTCAGGAACCACAGCAGTGTAAGACTCCTGAGGGAAGGCGGGGGCGTTGTCGTTCACATCTAGAATATCGACGGTAACTAATGCTCGACTCATTTTCTGCTCCGCACCACCCTGAGGCATATCTGTAGCGATAACGTAGAATCGCAGAACGGATTGTCTTTCTCGGTCAAGTGTTGTATTTGCTGCGATCTATGACAAGAATTGATTATCACAACAAGAAAACAGCCGATATTTTGACTACTGcggtaaagaaaattgaaatctaaACTATACTTACGAGAATGTTTCCACTGATTGGATcgatttcaaacaaatttgcATTTTCACCGGTCAAAGCGTATCTGACTTCACCGAATCCTCTCTTCACTTCCTGATCCGTATTCGAGCTGTCCATATCCGTAGCCTTGACATTTAGGATAATTTTAGATGCCGCGGACGATTCGAGTACggaaattttataatctttttgattgaaaatcggGCTGTTGTCATTTATGTCGAGCACTGACACTATCACCTTAGCTTCCGACATGCTTCGACTTATTTCGTAATCTCTGGCCAAGGCTCGAACTTTGAAGCGAAgaatctgataaaaaaaatgacaaattgatCACTTCTTTCATCCAAATAATGACGAACACATCGAAAACCATTTTTGGGTTGTACCTTGTCGCCTAGATTTTCATAATCCAGTCTCTTGCTCAAAACTACGTTCCCGCTTTGAACCCCAACGTTAACGTAAccttcatcatcgtcatcgcgAATCAATTCGAACGTTTCAACTGGTCGACCAGTCGCTGGTTCCCTGGCAGACAGCATCAGCAGAGTCGTTCCAACCGGTTGCTCTTCAGGAACTGACACGCGAATGACCGGATTATTCGGCGACCATCCAGGATTCGTGAAAATCGGATTATCGTCACTGTAGGCTTGAACGTAAATCGTGACTTCAACTTCAGTGACCTGTTTCTCCTTGTCGACAACAGCGTTAAGGTCTCTGGCCTGAACCGTGAGAATAATTACCGCCGCAACTTGGTAATCCAGAACCTGATTAACTGTTATTAAACCGGTagtagaatttattttaaacgcTGTTTTGTAATCGTACGGTGTTGTACTTTTCAGAGCAACTCCAGTCTTGTCAACGGCTCTTATCGGCTCGATCAAGGCATACTCAATGTTCGCATCAGAATCTGGATCAGTTGCGGTTACCCTCAGAACGGAATCACCTGTGATGGAAAATGCGCATTGAACGTAACAGTGATCCGATAATCGCAGATGTCTGATCACTGAAACTCGTACTCACCAATAGCGGCTCTCTCCGATACGTACATTAAATACGTCGAGTTGTTGAAAACAGGTGGCTTGTTATTAACATCGATAATGTTCACAGCTACCGTTGTAGTAGCCGTCTCTCTAACCGGTGTTCCGGAATCAACTGCATACACGATCACATTGTACTTGTCTCCACCAAATTCCATATCCAGTCTAGCGTCCGGTGAAAC from Diprion similis isolate iyDipSimi1 chromosome 2, iyDipSimi1.1, whole genome shotgun sequence includes the following:
- the LOC124415915 gene encoding cadherin-23 isoform X2 gives rise to the protein MLTILLVLVATSSSIRGQVVNRAPHFIPGGDMARLAVSESTPPGAPVYTLQGEDPEDSRVHYSISGEYFTVDRETGVVILRKALDRETQDLIEVIISITDEGIAGSEPNTVSLRREIAVLDENDNPPVYHGRPYAARVPESAKVGSVLLPPGTITVTDEDGGVNADVVVRCAASSRDDDVCEVFHVTTDKLAEGRYEVRITLASPLDYERRNSYLINLVAVDGTSDPAKRLHARATVAVDVLDVQDQPPTFLNAPYSAALPENTPAGHTVLTVRARDGDTGEPRPLLLSLEDDDAGHFELVVTREGNISVGKLITTSVFLDREDPNILQNGGIYTFTVKATELINNEIPADTATSVITIVVTDVDDLVPVFNRDSFSIKISEDIGMDTPLPGLNMVVSDGDVGDNAKFSLALRDAPGYPNISQAFSVNPQQAQGRVPVVVRANNKSVLDYDVEDETKRTLEFDVTASVAGKVVASSRVHIELVDANDHSPEFSQSVYNLAVPEDAVPGTHFGEVFAVDKDSGEFGELTYNLRGFGTDKFKTDPKRGGLSVAKALDYEVQKSYSLTMEARDGGGKVSTVNILIEVQDVNDNEPIFEQKEYSRTVREEAMSFEPQLFVRATDVDGPTQGDGKVTYSIGHHNSMTENVFKVDPETGEVGMQKPARSGDTERGLYELSIRATDKGKPPLYSETKLFVRVGVPGNQKPIFRGNYKAGAPGPNTYRARLLENATPGTEVVKVTANDPDGRDSLLQYYIASGAKDNFVINQNSGIITVSPDARLDMEFGGDKYNVIVYAVDSGTPVRETATTTVAVNIIDVNNKPPVFNNSTYLMYVSERAAIGDSVLRVTATDPDSDANIEYALIEPIRAVDKTGVALKSTTPYDYKTAFKINSTTGLITVNQVLDYQVAAVIILTVQARDLNAVVDKEKQVTEVEVTIYVQAYSDDNPIFTNPGWSPNNPVIRVSVPEEQPVGTTLLMLSAREPATGRPVETFELIRDDDDEGYVNVGVQSGNVVLSKRLDYENLGDKILRFKVRALARDYEISRSMSEAKVIVSVLDINDNSPIFNQKDYKISVLESSAASKIILNVKATDMDSSNTDQEVKRGFGEVRYALTGENANLFEIDPISGNILIAANTTLDRERQSVLRFYVIATDMPQGGAEQKMSRALVTVDILDVNDNAPAFPQESYTAVVPENAPAGISVVNITAIDPDEGKGGTIHFEIIDEGEANGLFKINHSTGEVSSAGQLTGKGRTEPYNMRVRAQDGGDPVLFTDVALVLYIGDVVSNDGVPLIIRPTLDEVAHIAENSTTGSPVFQVVASDPDDPNLPNGKITFKFLEEGNFGNDASSFSINSETGLITTKKLLDRETKDSYTLILVAQDLGDPPQQATRILQVIVDDIDDHKPHFKRSLDSPPVELSTYEELPIGTNIGVVEAIDEDIEENGMIDYVIIYGNEAGLFSIERSENNSGIIKSTGRLDREQFDRHLITVKCFKFPVKKSELTPKPYNRQDPSERQVLIRILDIDDNKPKFKKGNFTLGVRLNVPIDTSLLTLEAKDADSDALPMNYNMGDVSFTSVVDPSISREKMTSVFSLNPETGELRTTSSMTGFADGFMEVPISANNSATPGRETNITVKIFLVRDRDMLKFVFSKPPAEVRKSLENFEQAVQQALSLPVEVNVYDTQFYSKEDNSLDFSSTSSCFQMVGRESYDLNEMKALLTDPKNEELKRVYQQYNVGTVQHCAALVARADASMTQMWVLAIAALVGIAAIISSCTLCCMHANRVI
- the LOC124415915 gene encoding cadherin-23 isoform X1; translated protein: MLTILLVLVATSSSIRGQVVNRAPHFIPGGDMARLAVSESTPPGAPVYTLQGEDPEDSRVHYSISGEYFTVDRETGVVILRKALDRETQDLIEVIISITDEGIAGSEPNTVSLRREIAVLDENDNPPVYHGRPYAARVPESAKVGSVLLPPGTITVTDEDGGVNADVVVRCAASSRDDDVCEVFHVTTDKLAEGRYEVRITLASPLDYERRNSYLINLVAVDGTSDPAKRLHARATVAVDVLDVQDQPPTFLNAPYSAALPENTPAGHTVLTVRARDGDTGEPRPLLLSLEDDDAGHFELVVTREGNISVGKLITTSVFLDREDPNILQNGGIYTFTVKATELINNEIPADTATSVITIVVTDVDDLVPVFNRDSFSIKISEDIGMDTPLPGLNMVVSDGDVGDNAKFSLALRDAPGYPNISQAFSVNPQQAQGRVPVVVRANNKSVLDYDVEDETKRTLEFDVTASVAGKVVASSRVHIELVDANDHSPEFSQSVYNLAVPEDAVPGTHFGEVFAVDKDSGEFGELTYNLRGFGTDKFKTDPKRGGLSVAKALDYEVQKSYSLTMEARDGGGKVSTVNILIEVQDVNDNEPIFEQKEYSRTVREEAMSFEPQLFVRATDVDGPTQGDGKVTYSIGHHNSMTENVFKVDPETGEVGMQKPARSGDTERGLYELSIRATDKGKPPLYSETKLFVRVGVPGNQKPIFRGNYKAGAPGPNTYRARLLENATPGTEVVKVTANDPDGRDSLLQYYIASGAKDNFVINQNSGIITVSPDARLDMEFGGDKYNVIVYAVDSGTPVRETATTTVAVNIIDVNNKPPVFNNSTYLMYVSERAAIGDSVLRVTATDPDSDANIEYALIEPIRAVDKTGVALKSTTPYDYKTAFKINSTTGLITVNQVLDYQVAAVIILTVQARDLNAVVDKEKQVTEVEVTIYVQAYSDDNPIFTNPGWSPNNPVIRVSVPEEQPVGTTLLMLSAREPATGRPVETFELIRDDDDEGYVNVGVQSGNVVLSKRLDYENLGDKILRFKVRALARDYEISRSMSEAKVIVSVLDINDNSPIFNQKDYKISVLESSAASKIILNVKATDMDSSNTDQEVKRGFGEVRYALTGENANLFEIDPISGNILIAANTTLDRERQSVLRFYVIATDMPQGGAEQKMSRALVTVDILDVNDNAPAFPQESYTAVVPENAPAGISVVNITAIDPDEGKGGTIHFEIIDEGEANGLFKINHSTGEVSSAGQLTGKGRTEPYNMRVRAQDGGDPVLFTDVALVLYIGDVVSNDGVPLIIRPTLDEVAHIAENSTTGSPVFQVVASDPDDPNLPNGKITFKFLEEGNFGNDASSFSINSETGLITTKKLLDRETKDSYTLILVAQDLGDPPQQATRILQVIVDDIDDHKPHFKRSLDSPPVELSTYEELPIGTNIGVVEAIDEDIEENGMIDYVIIYGNEAGLFSIERSENNSGIIKSTGRLDREQFDRHLITVKCFKFPVKKSELTPKPYNRQDPSERQVLIRILDIDDNKPKFKKGNFTLGVRLNVPIDTSLLTLEAKDADSDALPMNYNMGDVSFTSVVDPSISREKMTSVFSLNPETGELRTTSSMTGFADGFMEVPISANNSATPGRETNITVKIFLVRDRDMLKFVFSKPPAEVRKSLENFEQAVQQALSLPVEVNVYDTQFYSKEDNSLDFSSTSSCFQMVGRESYDLNEMKALLTDPKNEELKRVYQQYNVGTVQHCAALVARADASMTQMWVLAIAALVGIAAIISSCTLCCMHAKYKKHVKHARLREQPRPALSYVSAGPRMTNAGSHTTLGPGTMVTLGPHEGPYEWGADAALYHPNTLNSRA